The Sesamum indicum cultivar Zhongzhi No. 13 linkage group LG6, S_indicum_v1.0, whole genome shotgun sequence genomic interval TAGGATGTACCGAGTGAGTTTGGGCATGAGATGGGCGTTGTGGGCGCAAGTGTAGTGCCGTAATGCCGAGGCGGAGTgaggatgctccttgccattgAGCAATGTGCCGGCAGGTTCCAAGATTGTGTGCGAGACGCAAAGGCACGAGTGCCGAGAGCCTCAGCGAGTGAGTTTTAGTGTCGAGGACACGCGACGGACTGTCGCTATACTCTAATGTGTGCGAAGGCCGGACGAAGGTTGGGCGTCACCTTTGGGGCCGCACAggcgaaaaatatatgaaaattacattccGCTGCATTGAAGAAGAGCACGCCTGTGACACAGAGACGAGTGATTGATCATTGCCCTAGTGCCTTTGATAAAACTTTGCTTGTGCTGGCTCTGGTAGAAGCAAATGAGGACCCAAACTTGGTTGATCTCAATTTATGTGACTTTCACATCCATATCCACGACCTACTACTGGGAAAAATGACTAAGGATATTGCCTCTTACCTTGGAAATAAAATGGGTAGGTTTAAAGAGGTGGAGCTAGACGGTAAAGGTGAAGTATGGGGCTCTTCCGTTCGTATCGGGTGGCTATAGACAAAGCATTGGAAACGCGTACTGAAAATTCGCGTAGTCTTTGGTGAAGATCACTTGGTTACTTACCTATAAAAGACTTCCGAATTTCTGCTATTTATATGGGTGTTCGGCTCACCTCTCTCGGCAATGTGAATTACAGTTTCAGGACGATTTTCATGACCTGGGAGAGTATATGCCATATGGAAGTTGGCTCTGAGCCGCAACTCCTCAGTGCTACAATGGTGTCAATTTGTCTCAAGATAGGTAGCTTCCTTCAATCCCAACCACAACCATCTCCCCCTCACCGAGGGTCCTCCACATTCGGTAACTTTGGCACTTCTTCAATGGGCAATGCTCCCCTGTCTACCCCCTCAAACCTGTCACACCCTAACACATTGATTCCCTTGCTCTCTCAACGCTTATGTTCGTTGACGACTTGAACTTAGCCTCATTCCCTCCTACTGAACCCCCTTCCCCTACTCCACCACCCTCAGCTTAGACTCCATTCACTCTAGTTACCGCCACTCCCCTGCCTCCAGTTTCTGCCACCTCTATGGTACAATCCCAACTCTTTTCTCAATCTCCCTCACAAAATTCCCCTACTCCTATCGTTGTCTCTTCCCGTGGCCTTCCCTAGTCCAAGCCTCTCCTTAAAAAAGCCACCCCTTGCCCTCGAACTCGGACCTCCACACAATTAGCTAACCCAGATCCTAAACACATTCTCTCCCAAAATAGCAACTGTTTGATGAAAAATTGGGGATGAATTGGAATTGCAGGGTCCTAGCAAAATTGGCAGACTTTCCTTTCCTTTGCTGGATGTGACAAACTTTGAGGCGGAGACTATGGAGCAATCCCGTTGTTAGCCATGAGTCTCTTAATTTGGAACTGTTAGGGTTAGGGAGGGGCCTGGACAGTCCAGTATCTGGGCTCCCTCATCAGGGATAATAACCCCTCCTTGGTGTTCTTGACGGAAATCAAGTGTTCTTCTTGTCGTATTGATCAGTTGAAGCAATGGTTCGATTTACAGGGTTTTAGTATTCCTTCTAAGGGTAAAAGTGGGGGTTTGGCTTTGCTGtggccaaaattataattattttcaaatcatattgaTGCAACTGTTTAGTTGGATGATAGTTCGGTCGGGTGGCGGTTTATTCGGATCTATGGGCAACTGGACACAAATTAGAGGGTTGAGACTTGGCAGCTTTTGTCCTGACTGCATGCTCAATCTCATCGGGCCTGGCTCTGTGCAAGagatttcaacaaaatattagaccAGTTTGAGAAGTTAGGTGGCCCACCTCAACCGAActggaaaattaaaattttttgaagggCATTGGATCACTGTACACTATCTAACTTGGGTTTTTCGGGTCCTTTGTTCATGTGGTGTAATCGTCATAGTAGTCAGTCTACTTTGCAGGAGCATCTTGATAGGGCTTGTGCCCATATAGAATGGTCTCAACTTTTCCCCAATGTATCTATTCAGCATGTACCTATGAATCATTCGGATCATGTTGCCTTAGTTGTTTGCCTACTTGACAGTTCCACGCCTAACACTCACGGTACTCAGCCATGGCATTTTGAGGCAACTTGGTTACAATGGGCTGAGTGTCAAAAAGCTGTTGCTGATAGTTGGGCATTGAATCTAGGATTTACGAAGGAAAAGGGGATTTCAGCACATTTGGTTGGTTGTCAGGATCAGTTTAAGCAGTGGAGTAAGCTCTTAGTACAGATAAGAACCATGTTCAGCTCCTAGAACGAAATTTGAGGCGACTGCTTTCGGAACAGGTCGCCATGGCGGTCAATGAGGACATTGCTAAAATTAGAGTAGTGTTGGAAAACATTGCCGCTCATGAGGAAACGAGATGGAAACAACGCAATAAAGTGTTATTGCTAAAAGAGGGAGATCGTAACATTGGATTTTTCCACATGAAAGCGagccaaaaatttaaaacaaattctatcaaaaattcaaaactcgAAAGAAGTGTGGGTGTCTTTCAAAAAGGGAATCTAATAGTGGATCTCTTCTCATTTTGGGTCTGTCTATCATCCAACCGGCCGCAGCCCGAAACCATAGCCAAAGGAATAGAGCACTTGCACACAGTGGTGGATGCTAGTATGGGGAAGGACTTGTTGCATTCGTACATAGCTTCCGAAGTCACTAAAGCTCTTTTTCAGATGGCTCCCCTTAAATCCCTGAGACCTGATGATATGTcccattttcttcaaaaaattctaGAATATAGTTAATAAAGATGTCATTGCTTGCGTGTTGGATCTCCTAAACTCTCATTTTATGCTATCATTTTTGAATTCTACACATTTAGTGCTCATTCTAAATGTAAACACTCGGAATCTCTCTCACAATTTAGGCCTATTAGCTTGTGCAATATGGTTTACAAAATTGCCTTGAAAGCTATAGCGAATCCTCTTAATCTTATCTTAGAAAAAATCATCTTGTCATCTCAATCAGCCTTTGTGCCTAACAGGATCATCTCGGATAATATTCTGTTAGCTTTTGAGCTTAACCATTTCTTGAACAACAAACTCAGGGTAGACAGGGCTAGATTCAAACTTGACGTTAGCAAAGCCTATGACAAGGTTGAATGGTCCTTCCTGGAGCAGGTGATGTATAGGTTAGGTTCCCCCCTTATTCGTCTTATCATGCTTTGTGCGTCGTCTGTCTCATATTCCTTTATGCTTGGTGGTAAACATTTTGACTCTCTTACACCGGAGAGGGGCCTTTATCAGGGGGACCTTCTCTCACCTTACTTATTCCTGTTGTGTACAGAATCTTTTAGTTCCCTTTTATAGAATGCTGAACGGGAGGGTCTAATTCGAAGCCTCCTTGTGTGTCAGGCTGCTCTTTCTATAACGCATATTCCCTTTACCGacaataaacaaattttctgTCAGGCTTCTCCTCAAACTTCCCTAACTATCAAAGAGGTGTTGGAAACCTACAAGGATGCTTCAGGTCAGGAAATCAATTTCTCGAAATCCTATGCCTCTTTCAGTAGAAACTCGGATGAGGAGTTGTGTCAGTTTCTTGTGTCTGATCTCACCATCCAGAGGGAGAACAAGATGGAGCTCTACTTAGGTCTCCCGTCAAGAGTAGCTCGCTCCAAAAGGCACCAATTCTCTACAATTCAGGATCATATTTAGCGTATTATCACAGGTTGATATGGAAAGTTCCTCTCTCAAGCGGGCAAGGAGGTGCTCATCAAATTGATCATTCAGGCAGTTCCGACATATGCTATGGGATGTTTCAAGCTCCCCCTCACTTTGTTATAGGAAATCCAGGATATGATCTCTAGTTTTTGGTGGAATAATCGGGGTGTGAATAAAACTCATTGGGTCTCGTGGAATCGTCTGTGTGACATCAAACTGGAGGGTAGATTGGGATTTTGACAGCATCATAATTTCACCTAACAATGTTAGCGAAACAATCATGACAACTCATGCTCCATCCGAAGAGTTTTCTCAGTCAGGAGTTAAAAGCGCGTCACTTCCCCACAGTCGATGTTTTCTCCGCCTCCTTAAGGGGCCAGCCTTCCTTCACTTGCGCAATATAATGGCAACCCACGATCTTTTCCGAGTGGGATGTCGTTGGCGGGTGGGTTCGGGCTCATCTATTCGACCATGGGCTGAACCTTGGCTCCCATGTGGAGGGTGGTTCTATTGTCCCCCTTGCCATTATCTCTATTGTACATGCAGATTGTTCTTCGTATAGTGGGTGATTAGTGGAAAGGGCagtttttgataatatttttttataattattattattattatgtaaatatataaaaagaaaagggataaataagtatttggTTACAAATTGAATGATTTGATCTAGTAGAGAGTAGAGAGGGGTGGTGGCGGTGGGGTGTATTCCTGTTTGTACGCTACACTTTGACATTCACAAAACAAGGCCTCTGCACCTACATGCTGCTGCTACTACTACACCTATGCCAACCAATCCAAAACTACCAATGAACATATTGAGAGACAAAATTAATGCAATCTACCCCTATGTTAAATGGTCAAACGTCCGTACATGTGAAATTCTTGTAATATAGAGGAGATTTTTGAACAACTGGGGCATCTCACTACTGTATTGCAATTGTAAGTTTAGTAATTCATCCCCAACTTAATTAACTTCAACCTCATAAACTCTTTCATCAATATACTAATGAGTTGAACATGTACCAACCTATTCATTTCTGGCTAACTCTGTTTTATAACTTAACATCTCATCATAATTCATTGGagtccaaaagaaaaataaaagtatatattagtaatcctaacaaaaatacaaaattagtgttttaattttgaaagggaaagggggggggggtagaTATATAGGTCGACGATTTGACTTTAGAAATGGAGAATATGATTGGGTAAAGTATTGGTCCTATGAAAGGGGTTggtttacaaaataataaaaattaaaggggGGGGCAGACAAAAGTGGTGAGATGCGAGTTGGGGTTGGAGTTGAGAGCAAGTAATAAtgcaaaaaagttgaataaaatacAGCACCACTActactcctcctcctccatcTCCattgactttttctttttctttttcagttatataatgtatttttttatttaaataaaaacaaaactcTAATTGAATGTCACTTTGTGTCTCGTTATAATGTTGGCATCTCAACACAAACAATACAAACTGCTGATTGCACACCCCAACCACTACTCTCTCTATCTCTTCaacttctctcttttcttcttctatctCATCACTCTATCATCTTCCTGCTCATGATTTCTAAGCTTGCAGCTTCTCATCATCTGATATAGCATACCATCCGTCCTGCTGGATCCCTCACCCATATTCTTCCTTCCTTAATCACACCTTTATAAAAGCCTTCTAACTATGTAATTTCAGCTTCCTCCTTCATTcatatctttttcatttttccttctcaaaaaacaaaaaaaaaaaaggaaagacaGTAGCAATGAGCTCtctgtaattaatttgcataGGAAGTTGTTGTTAGATCGATCGATCGATCTGGGTACAATTCAGAATAATCTAGTGTAGcaacaactttaaaaaaacCTGCACAGCATGTAATTCTACCTCTCtccttattttttatccaTCCCTTCTTAATTCCTtccttataagaaaaaaaaacaaaaaaaaacaaaaaggaatcATCAGTAAGGTAGAATGGGAGATTATGAAGTAGGGATGGGGAGTGGGACGGTGTCGGCACCAGCAACGCCGGGGACGCCAACTCCTCTAATGCCGTCGGGGCTGCGGGTGGACTCATTGTCTTACGATCGGAAGTCAATGCCTCGGTGCAAGTGCCTCCCAGTTGACGCGCCCACTTGGGGTGCTCCTCACACCTGCCTCACCGACTTCTCTGCCCCTGATATCTCTCTGACTCGCAAGGTACAATCTTTAACATTACTTTCACTCTTTCACCTCCACTCCCACTCCCACCTTATTTATTACAACTACAAATTCATATGTGAAAGAAAACGATGAAGCAATTATTAGGTAGATGATTGATGTGCAAGTACTGTTGAACCACCCCCACCCCAATTcaattatattcattaaaCTGTAGATATTGATGTGATGGAGTATTAATGCAAGGGTAAGTCAGTCAGTACTGTGTGTGTGAGTTTGACTCTGTATGTATTGTGTGCAGCTTGGAGCAGAGTTTGTGGGTACATTCATCCTGATATTCGGGGCAACTGCTGCCCCAATAGTGAACCAAAAGTACAACGGAGCCGAAACGCTCATTGGTAACGCAGCATGTGCGGGTCTGGCCGTCATGATTGTCATCCTCTCCACCGGCCACATCTCTGGAGCCCACCTCAACCCCTCCCTCACCATTGCATTTGCCGCTCTCCGCCACTTCCCTTGGGCTCACGTTCCCGCCTACATTGCTGCTCAGGTATCTGCCTCCATTTGCGCATCATTTGCTCTTAAAGGCGTATTCCATCCTTTCATGTCCGGCGGAGTCACTGTTCCCTCCGTCACCACCGGCCAAGCATTCGCTCTTGAGTTCCTCATTACTTTTAATCTCCTCTTTGTCGTTACTGCCGTCGCCACTGATACCCGCGCCGTGAGttgaacaattaattattcattaaaattcaGCTGTTTAacttgaaattgaattttaatattatcatgtatagatgatgatgatatgcTTCATGCAGGTTGGAGAATTAGCAGGAATAGCTGTCGGAGCTACTGTTATGCTTAATATTCTGGTGGCTGGGTGCTGACTCTaaacttaaatattaatttatccttcaTTCACCCATTGATcctacttttttcttattaagtGATTGTTGTAATTGGGAGCAGGCCATCCAGCGGTGGCTCCATGAATCCAGTGCGAACACTAGGGCCAGCAGTTGCAGCTGGGAATTACAAGTCGATATGGATATATCTGGTGGCACCGACGCTTGGAGCTGTTGCTGGGGCAGCTATCTACACCTTGGTCAAGCTCCGATCTGAAGACGAAGAAGAGCCCCGCCAGGTTAGGAGCTTCCGCCGCTAGCACTCTCACTGCTGCTGCTATTGATATTCATGAATGTGTGCTACTCTGTGAAGAAGTTTGAAAGTTGAGTTTGGTGCTGGAATAAAGGCCAGGGGCGAATTTACAGCAGCCCGCCCTTGATGGttgtttaatttgaataaatagtGCTTGGACTTGTGATGGTTTCCACCAAACGCTACTAGTGTGATCAAATTTGTGTGCAACACAAAAACAATGCACTCTGCCCTTGTTGATTGTGACTTATATGTTGGTTGTTTCTGTGTGGTAACTACCACTGGTGAACGGTGTGCCTTATT includes:
- the LOC105165797 gene encoding probable aquaporin NIP5-1, with product MGDYEVGMGSGTVSAPATPGTPTPLMPSGLRVDSLSYDRKSMPRCKCLPVDAPTWGAPHTCLTDFSAPDISLTRKLGAEFVGTFILIFGATAAPIVNQKYNGAETLIGNAACAGLAVMIVILSTGHISGAHLNPSLTIAFAALRHFPWAHVPAYIAAQVSASICASFALKGVFHPFMSGGVTVPSVTTGQAFALEFLITFNLLFVVTAVATDTRAVGELAGIAVGATVMLNILVAGPSSGGSMNPVRTLGPAVAAGNYKSIWIYLVAPTLGAVAGAAIYTLVKLRSEDEEEPRQVRSFRR